The Acidimicrobiales bacterium genome contains the following window.
GGAGTGATGCGCCCGATCGTGTTGGCCGTGTGCTCGGTGAACCACATGGCGCCGTCGGGCCCGGGAACGATCGAGTCGGGCGAGCTCTTGTGCGTGGGGATGCCGAACTCGGTGATGACGCCGGCGGTGGTGACCCGACCGATCTTGTTGGCGTCGAAGTCGGTGTACCAAAGGTTGCCGTCGGTGCCGGCGGCGATCCCGTGCGGACCGCTGCGGCGCTGCAGGACGAACTCGGTGATGGCACCGGTGCCCGGCACCAGCTTGCCGATGCGGTGGGCGCCCGTCTCGGTGAACCAGATGTTCCCGTCGGACCCGGCGGCGATGCCGCGCGGGCTGGCGCCGGCGGTGGGGATGGCGAACTCCGTCATGACGCCCGACGTGGTGCTCCGGGTGATCTTGTTGGCATCGCGCTCAGCGAACCAGATGTCGCTGCCGCGTCTCGTGATGGCCGACGGGCTGGCCATGGAGTTCGGCATGTCGAACTCGGTGAGCCCTGGGTACAGGGTGGTGGTGGCCGCGTCCGTGGGTGCCAGAGGCATCCACGCGATCGCCACAACGGAGCCGATCACCAGCCCGCCGATCCGCCTCCGGGCAGCCTTGGAAAAGGGCTTCTTCGACAGTGCCATCAGCATGTCCCCCTCAGGATCCCCGCAGACGCGCGCCGCCGCGAGTGGTGAAGTTGATGAGACTCTTATACTAACGCAGCTAGTGCGCAATCTGGACGAGAAATCTGGATTCGCGCGAAAGGCCTGTTCAGGGCGCTTTCGGACGCCGCCGAACCGGGCATGCTCCGCCGGAAACGCATCAGCCCGCCTCCTCCTGCTCACGCGCGTCGCAGGCCGGGCACGCCGGGACCGGGAGGAGCTCCTCCCGTCGCACGAGCGACGTGCGGACATCGGTCATGAGCACACCGCCCACCGTGACGGGGTCCAGGAAGCCGCCCACCTGGCGGAGTGCCTCCAGGGAAAGGAGGCCGGCGATCATGGCCGCGAAGCCACTGATCAGCCCGGGTTGGCGGGCACCATTCCCGTCGACGAGGAACTGCTGGTAGGCCACCATCTCGTCGTAATGGCGGATGTGGGAGAGCCCGCGCCGGGCCAGGCAGCGGTAGCACCCCTGAGTTCCGGGTAGCGCCATTGGACCGACGACGGCGTCGAGCGTGGTGGCGGAATGGAACAACGCCGGGACGCCGGCGGCCAGGCATTCGTCGTTGGCCGACGCAACCCGGTCCCCTGCTTCGTCGACCTCGACGACGACGAGGTCGACCTGGCGGGCGACGTGTCCCACGGCGTCGCCGGTGATGCGAACCAGGCTTCGTGGATCGCCGGTGGGAGACGCCAACGAGCACTCGTCGCGCGCAACCTCGGCTCGGGACCAGCCGACGCCGGAAGCATCGCCGGCCAGCACGAACTGGTCGGTGCTGGTGACGACGGCGTCGTCGACGAGCACCAGCTCGCCGATCCCGGCCGCCGCCAGGTGGCGGGCGGCCAGCCGGGCCACCGGGCCGAGGCCCACCATGGCCACCCGGGCGCCCGAGATGGCGGCCTGCACGCTGCCCGGGCGATGGCCGAGCTCCCCGTACAGCTCGTGCGCCGCCGCGTTGCCGCCGACGGGTGGTGGCGCGTGGGCGGCGTCATCGGACGCGTCGGAGAGGACGCCGGCGTGCAGCAGCTGGCGGACGAGCTCGGCGGCCGCGTCCCGGTCCAGCTCCAACTGCTCGACGACCTCGGCCAGCGTGCGCTGCCCGTCGAGCGCCCCCAGCAGGCGGGCGCCGAAGTCACCCACCCCTGGTGTGGCGACCCGCAGCACCTTGCCCGACGTGCGCAGCTGCAACGTGTCGGGGCCCATCGGGATCACCCGGTAGAACCCGGGCAGCACCGGCTTGGCTCGGTCGTCGACGGCTGGCGCCGGGCTCGGTTGCCGTGGCGCCACTACGGCGCCTCCGGAGTCGAGTCGTAGTCGAGGGGACCGGTGGCCTCCGGCGCGAACGCCGGCGGGGTGTAGATGTTGAAACCCTGGGCCAGCGGGTCCTCGGCGAACAGGTGGATGCACACCGACCATTCGGAACCACCGTTGGCGACGGCATGGATGTCGGCGGGCGGCGGCCGCACCGGCATCACGTCGCCGGCGGGGTGCAGCACCCGGCCCCGCTCGAACAGGATCGGCTCACCCGGAAGGGTCTGCGACGACGGCTCGTACCTCGTCTCTTCTTCGACGCCCCGATACACGCCCACGACTCCCCAGCTGCCGTGATCGTGGATCGGAAGGGCCATGCCCGGGGCGGTGAGGGTGCAGAACACCGAGAAGTCGGGGCCGGACCGCAGCAGGTGCTTCCCGAAGCCCGACGGCGGCCGATGGGCGAGCACGCGTTCGGGAAGGAGGTCGGGATCGTCGAGCGCTTCTGCCAGCACCGGGCACAAGACATCGGGCACGTCGGGCACGTCGGCGCCGGCGGGCCCGGCCGCCAGCACGTCGGACACCAGCGAGAAAAACCGCTGGAGCCCGAGCGTGCTGGAGGACGGGCGCACGTGTGCTTCGACCTCAGGCGCCGGGATGGAACAGCTCGGTCGTGGCGGTGGTGAAGTAGCCCTCGGGGCCGGCGTGGAAACCACCGACGATGAGCAGGTCGCCGGTGGCGAGCGTGACCAGCTGAGCGTCGTCACGGATCATGCTCATGGGGGCGGTGAAGGACCACATGCCGGTTGCCGGGTTGTAGATCTCGGCCGTCGGCGACATGCCCCCGCCCGCCATCAGGAACGTGCCGTCGGCCAGCATCTGCGATGCGCCCTCGACCCGCGGAATGGCCATGGACCCGGTGTAGGACCACGAGTTGGTGGCGACGCTGTAGACCTCCGCGGTGGCCGACGTGCACGCGGTGGGCATGGGCGGCGACGTGGAGCCCCCGGGGCAGTGCCCGCCGGCCACGATCACGTCACCGGACTGGAGCAGCCCGGCGCTGTGCAGGAAGCGCATCTCGTGCATCGGCCCGGTCTCGGTCCACGTGTTCGTCGCCGGGTCGTAGACCTCGGCCGAGTCGTTCACGCTCTCGACGGCGGCGCCGATCGGGGAGCGGCGCCCGCCGGTGACGAGGACCCGGCCGTCGGCCAGCGTGGTGGCGGTGTGGCCCCAGCGGGCCTCGTGCATCGGCGCCACCGACATCCACTTGCCGCCGTGACCCGGCGTGTAGATCTCCGCCGTGACCTGGCTGGAGCCATCGCACCCGATGCCCCCGGCCACGAGCACCTGACCCGAGGCGAGGACCGACGCCGTCGGGCTCACCCGGCACGTGCTCATCGACTTGGCGTAGCGCCAGTGCCCGCTCTTCGGGTTGTACAGCTCGGCGGTGGCGGTGATGGGAGCGTTCGCGCCTCCGGTGCCGCCGGCGGCGAGAACAGTCCCATTGTCCAGCGTGACGAGCGCGTGGCCGTAGCGGGCCTGGTTCATGCTGCCGGTGGCCGACCAGGTGCCAGTGCCCGGGTCGTACAGCTCGGCCGCCGACAGGTAGTACTTGGCGTCCAGCGAGAACACCCCGTCGAAGGCGTTGTAGCCGCCGGCGACGAGGACCCTCCCGTCCTCCAGGTTGGTGGCCACGGCACCGAGGCCGGCGCCGCCGCCTTCGCGGGCCACGGTCATGTCGCCGGTGGCCGTCCACGACCCGGCGGCGTCGGCCGACGCCGGCGCGACCACAGCGGCAGTCGCCGCCAGCGACGCCACCAGCGCCGTTCGCGTCATCATCGTCTTCACGTTCACGTGTCCCCCTTGCGGTTGAGTGTTCGGCCCCCGGAATCGAAGGACGAGTCGCCGTTGACTGCGACGGCATTCGGCGAAGGTGGATGCTCCTGCGCCGAGCTTTTGCGCACCGGGGAATCCGTGACCGCAGTCGGAGGATTCCCGCCATCCGTCGGTGCCCCCGACATCCGGACCTCAGTATGCACGGTAAAGCGCGTCCGTAAAAGGCCCACGCCGAAATGGACTGCGGAATAGTTTGCGCCCGAATAGCATCGGAGGACGTCGAGGAGCCGGCCCACCCTCATCGTGGCATTCGGATCGAGACGGCGCACCGCCTCGCAGTCGGCCAGGCTGTGGTACGTGGCCAGATCGGCGTCCTGCGCCGTGCCGGTGAGGTCGCCGCCTTGGAGCCTCGGCCAGCACCGCTCGAACACCTCGAAGGCCAAAGCGTCGGCCCGAGCCTCCAGGGCATCGCCGTCGTCGGTGGGGAGCACGGGCATCTCGGCCTGCTCGATGACGTCTCCGGCGTCGACCTCGTCGGTCATCACGTGCACGCTGACACCGGCCGGTGTGCCCTCGATGACCGCCCACTGCAGCGGATCGAGACCACGGTTGTACGGCAGGTACGAGCGGTGGACGTTGACCCACCCCCACCGTGGCAGGGTGAGCAACCGGCGGGGAAGGATCGGTCCAAACCCGCAGCACACGCCGAGGTCGGGTGCGGCCGCCTCGAGCTTTCGGACCGCCACCGTGCTGGCCAGGCTGCGCCCGTAGAACGTGTGGCCGGGGTCCACGCCGGCGGCGGCGGCGATGGCCCGAGAGTGCGGGCTCGGCGGCGAGTTGAGGCCGAGGGCCACGATCGTGGCCCCACCGGCACGCATCAGCTCGACGAGGCGGGCACTGACCTGGCGGTCGCCGCAGAAGAGCACCCGCGTCTCCGGCCCGTCGGGCCGCGCCCCGCCGTCTGTGTGGACCGTCATCGTGCCGCCCTGCGTGGCGGGACGGGCGTTGGCGAGCCGCCGGCGAGGGGCGTATGGGCCACGATCCCGAACGACCGGTCACGCCGCCGGCGCTCCTCGTCGGTCAACGGCGCCGCCACCCGAGCCAGCCACTCGGTCTCGAGCGACTTGGGGTTGACGCCGGCGGGCACCACCGCTCCGGCGCGGAAGGCGCTCCAGAAGCCTGCCCCGGCGGACCGGTCGAGCAGGTGGCCGGTGAGGGACGCGGCATGCAGGTAGTGGATGGCGCGCGCCCGGATCGACGCGCGGTCCTCGGCCAGCGGGCGCTGGGCGAGAGCCGACAGGAGCTCGGCCATCGGGATGCGGCAACCCTCCTCGCGGAAGACCTCCATCCAGCGGTGCGGATCCAGGTGGTAGAAGGGCCACACCGGCCCGGCCAACCGCAGCTGCGCGTCGGTGTGCACGGCAAGGCCCTCGTTGAGGACGGGGTGCGGGGACCGACCGGCCACCGCGTGCACGAGCTCGTGGGCCAGTCCCGCGAGCACGCCCGATCCGTCACCGTTCACGGGGAGGACGACCTCGGCCCCCACCGTCCGCGACACGCCGTTGCCGCCGTACACCGTGACGATGACGGGAGCGATCGGGTCGCGTGAGAGGAAGTCGGCGATGCGCGACACCCACGCCGGCGCCCGCTCCTCGACGGCTGCGACGATGCCGTCGATGGGTGCTCCGGCCGGTGCGGCGCCCGGGCCGGCGACGTAGCGGACACGGCAGGTGGCCGGCCGGGTGGAGTCGGTGACGTCGCTCATGCCGGATCCGGGCCTCGCGCTCATGACATCGGGCACGGGGCGAGGTTCAGCTCGTCCTCGTCGAGGGCGGGCCACCCGAGGGCGGCTGGCATCGTGCGGATCCGCGGCGATCCGAGGAGCGGGTACCGGGCGTCGCCGTGGATGTCGACGGCGCCGGGGGCGAACACCTTCGTCGTCCGGAACCCGCACCGGGCCACGTCGGCGCTGGTGAGCTCGGTGGCCAGGACTTCGAGCCCGACGCCGCGGAGTCTGTCCACGCATGTTGCCAGGTCGCCGGCCGGCGTCCCGGTGGCGAGGTTCGGGAGGTCGTGGAGCGCCACCCGCTCCGGGGACGACACCATGAACCGGGCGCTGTCGCCACCTTCGGCGCCGGCGTAGAAATGAGCGTTGTCCCACAGGGTGCGGATGTCGGCCCGCTCGATCGACGTGCGGCTGTCCCACCCCAGGCCGTGGAACCCGGCCAGGAGCTGGGCCGTCTCGAACAGCGCCTTCGCCGCCGCCTCGGACGGGTCGAGCCGGCTGGCCGCCCCCATGGTGAGCGACGGTCGCGCCGGGTCGTCGCTCAATGCCAGGCAGGCGATGGTGGGGATCCCGGAGTCCGGGGTCATGTCGAGCAGCACGAACTCGAAGTCGGGAAGGGTGAAGTGGGTGCGGACAAGGGCGGCCACGGCGTCTGTCCGTCCGGGTTCGACCACGACCCGACGCGGCGCCCGGTGGTGCAGCCAATGGATCATCAAGGCGTCGCGCTCGACCACCTCGTAGACGCCGGCGAGGATGGCAGCCTCGGTGGAGATGTGGGTGGCCAGCCCCGTGCTCATCACCCATCGGGTGAAGTTGTTCGGTGGCTGGAAGCCGACCGACGGGTACACCAGGGCGGCAGGGACAAGATGGAACCGCTGGTCGTCGAGCGACCACGCCCACGTCCAGTCGATCGGCTGGTCGGGAGCGGGGCGGCACACCTTGGGGGTGGAAACGTACTGCCGGTCGGACAGCAGGCCGAAGCGCGACAACGGAACGGCCCAGCCGGCCACGTCGTCGTGTGACGCCCGCAACACGGTGGAAGGGTCGTGGCCCAGGGCGAAGCAGTACCGCTCGACGGCTTCGGCCACCGCCTTCAGCCACGCCATCTCGTGGTCCTCCGACACGCCCATGCCGACGATGTCGAAGCCGTGGTGGTGCTCGCCGAGGCCACGCCTGGGGCCACGGGCGACGTACACCGGCAGGGTCGGCAGCCCGGGCGCGGTGGCGAAGCTCCGGCACCGCGACACGATCCCGTACGGACCGCAGGCGGCCCGCGCCGCCGCCATGGCCCGATCGAGCGGTCGGGCGGGGGGCGCCTCGAGGTGGAAACCCAGGACGTCGGGCCGGTGCTCGGCGGGAAACGCGAACGGCGCCGCCAGACGCGACCCGCGCTCGACGTCGATGTCGCCGCCCGGGCGCGGCAAACGCGGCGACCCGGTCGACCGGTCACCGCGTGCTGGACTGCGCCGTCCGACGCTATTCACCATCGTTCATCCCGCCGGTCATCCCCCAGATGGATCGGTGGTGCGATCTGATTCATCCCGATTCGACAACACTAACAGCCCATCACAGCAGTTTTGCTCCGAAACACTTACAAATGCCGGCTCAGTGCTGCATGCACCTAGGGACGCCGCTACTATGTGTCGACCTTGCCGGCGTGAAGGTCACGCTGGGCGTCATCCACCCTGGCCGCCGGGACGTCATGCCGCGATCCAAGAAGGAACTCGCCGACGCTCGTCTCCTCGTAATAGTCGAGCCCGGCCACGGTTGCGAACGCGTCGGAGTCGCCGCCGCCGAGGGCGCACGGGGCGAGCCCCATGGACGTGGCCACCAGGTACATCGTCTGGTACAGGACGCCCACGTTCTTCAGGATGGTGGCGTACGGGATGGCCTCGTACTTGTACATGACCTTGCCGAAGCGGGCGGTGAGGGTGAGGAGCACCTGCGGGCGATCCCAGTTGCCCGTCTTGGCGCACGTCTGCTGGAGGAGCGATTCGAGCGCCGGCGTGAGGCCGGCGGTGAGCACGCCGAGCGCGTGCTCCATCGGGTCGTAGTGGTACAGCCCCTGGCTCAGGCCCGCGCAGCGGTTCACGACGGCGTACAGCTCGAGCTCGTACAGGGCGCCGCCGGTCGGGTACGGCCGCGCCATCCCGACCGGGCGAGGAGTGCCGTCGGAGAACGCGGTGACGTCGTGGCGCACCGCCGCGCACCGGTAGAGGAACTCCCCGAGCTGCTCGACGGTGACCGGCGAGGCATCGTCATGCATCCGAACCGACTGGCGACGCTCCAGCACCTCGGTGAACGACGAATCTCCGGCGACGACGGCGGCCAGGTCGGGACGGGGAAGGGCAACACCGTCCTCGGCCGGCGGCTTCACCATGGGGAGAGGCGGGAACCGTCCCTTGAGGGGCCACGTGGCGCCATAGCCATTGGCATGGCGGCCCTGGCGGCTGCGGGTGTGGAACAGCAGGTCGGGCAGGCTCCACTGGGCCAGGCCCATGGTGGCCTGCTCCTCGTCGTCGTGGCGCACGAGCATGGCGGCGTCGACGAGCACGGTGGCCACGGCGTGGAGCACGTCGAGCGGCAGGCCGAACGCGACCGGGTCGAGATCGCCGACGTCGTGCGGCGTGGCCAGCGAGGCGACGAACGCGGCCACTCGGGGATCGTGCACCACGACGACGGCCGACGATCGGGGCGACTCGAGCACGAGCTCGGAGCCGGCGCGGTGCAGGAGAGCGAACCGCGAGAGCACGACCGTGCCGTCGTCGTCGCCGTCCGCCTCCGGTGGCGAGGCGGCCGCGGGCGCCGGCGCCACCTTGGCCACCATCGGCTTCACGGTGACGAGCGGCACGCCGTCGTGGTGCAGGGCCCGCTCGAGCCAGCCCCGCGCGTCGAGCCGCTCCAGCAACGAGTCGAGCTGGTCCGCTGCGCCGCTCGGCCCGGGCGTGACGAGGGCCCGGAGCGCGTGCGTCGAGGCCCCGCCGGCCACGAGCGTGTCGAGGGCGGGCGTCAGCTCCGACACGAGCGGACCGACGGCGAACCGTTTGGAGCCTCGCGACAAGAGCAGGCGGCCGCCGTCGTTCAACTCGGCGGAGGCGTCGTCCCGCAGGCGCACGCACTCCTCCAGTCCGGCGCTGCCGAGCGTCACCACGTGGTCAGACCGCCTCTCGCACGGCGCCCACCGGCAGCGCCGACAGACGCACGCCGGGATCGACCGAGACCACTGACAACAGTGCCTTGAAGTCGGCGACCGTGTGCTCGACCGTGGCCTGGTCGAAGACGGCGTCGTGGTAGCTGAGCCGTCCCCAGAGCTGGTCCCCGCCGAAGATGCGGAAGGCCAGCGGGTTGATGATGTCGTCGATGTCGGCCGACTCGGCGCTGACGTGACCCTCCACGTCGGGACGTCGCTCGATGAGCGACATCCCCGAGAGCAGGCGCCCACGTGGGGCGTGGAAGAACTCAATGCTCAACGGAACCTGTGGGAACGCATCGACGCCTTGGGCCCGGAGATCGGCGACGACGGCGTCGACGACCGTGTCGAAGGGCACGAACTGGTGCTCCAGCATCCCGAGCACGGCCCCCCGGGCCCGGTCCACGACCTGGCGGAAGGTGGGGTCGCCGCTCAGATCGCTGCGCAGGAGGGCAGCGCCGGCGAAGATGCCCATCATCCCTTCCAGCTCGCGCCGGTCCCTGCCGTGGAACGTGGTGAGCACCACGGCGTCGGTCTCACCGGTGCAGCGGGCGAGGAGGCACTGGGCGGCGGCCACGAAGACGATGAAGAGGGTGCTGCTGGTGTCCCGGGTGAGGCGGTCGAGGCCGGCGTGCACGTCGGGCGGCACGAAGAAGTCGATGCCGCTGGTGCGCTTGTCGCCGTCGTGGCGGCGCGGCCGGTCGCACGGCAGGTCGACGTCGAGCGGCATCCCCCGCAGCTGGGCGCGCCAGTAGTCGCAGCCCTCGCGCAGCCGGTCCTCGGTGAGCCACTGCCGCTCCCAGATGGCGAAGTCGGCGAACTGGATCGGCAGGGTCGGGAGGTCGGGCTTCTCGCCCCGGGCGAAGGCGGCGTGAGCCTCGAGCAGCTCGCCGTACAGGATGCTGTCGGTGGTCTGGTCGGAGATGATGTGCTGGAGCGTGATGGCCAGCTCGCACGCGTTGTCGCCCGTCTTGTAGAGGGCGACCCGGAACGGCGGGCCGGTCCTCAGGTCGAGCGGCTCGGCGTTCTGGGCGACGAGGAGGCGTTGCAGCTCGACGTCGCGCTCGGCGGGCGGAAGGCTCGTCAGGTCGACAAACGGAACGTCGAACTCGACGGTGGGGCCGATTGACTGGTAGGTGCCCTCGCCGTCCTCATGGAAGGTCGTGCGCAGCGGCTCGTGCCGTTCGACCACGAAGTCGAGCACCTGGCGGACGAGATCGACCGATGGTCGCCCCGCGAGGGTGACCCTGATGGTGTCGTTGTAGAACCCGGCGGCCTTCGGCCACTGGGCCAGCCAGTCCCAGATCTCCTGTTGCCGGAGCGACAGCGGCACCCTGATCGGCGGAAGCTTCTCGTCGTCCTGGTCTCCCATGCGTTTGGTCGTTGGCTCGCGCTCAGGCCGGCAGGAGGTCGGCGCCGTTGGAGACGAAGAACTTCTCGGCGACGCGGTCGCCGAGCGGGGCGAGCGACGAATAGAACGCGTCGACCGGGCTGACGCCGCCCTCCACGTGCGGATAGTCGGTGGAGAATGCGTACACCTCCTCGAACCCGGTCTGCTCGATCCACGACCCGACGGGCTCGAACTCGAAGGGGGTGACCCGGATCTGGCGGCGCACGTATTCCGACGGCTTCAGCGACAGCTGGCGGGCCAGGTAGGTCGAGGTGGTGGCGGCCAGGTTGTCCATTCGGTCGCACCACGACGCAACCCAGCTGGCGCCCGATTCGATGACGCCGAAGCGAAGGCCGGGGTGGCGCTCGAACACCCCGCCAAGAACCATGAAGGTGAGCGTGAGCTCGGCGAACAGGTGGGTCGTCATCCAGAAGAACGGGCGAGCGTGGAAGTCGTCGACGCTCGGGTCCGAGGGCGGCGGACGCAGGCTCCACGCGGCCAGGTACCAGTTCATGTCGAGCAGGGGCGGGCTGCCGCCGCTGCCGCCGTAGTGCAGCAGGGCCGGTGCGCCGGCCTCGGCCAGCATGGCCCACAGGGGTTCCCACTCGGGAGCGGCGGGAGACAGCCCGGCGGGCGGGCGGATGCCGGAGAAGTGCAGGCCCTTGGCGCCCTTGCCGAGCACCCGGCGGGCCTCGGCCAAGGCCACGTCGAGGTCGTGCGTGTTGAGCAGGCACACCGGGATCACCCGGTCGTCGACGCCCTTCGCCCAGTCGAGCACGTAGTCGTTGTAGCGGGACACGGCCGCCGCGCCCTCCGGGCAGTCGGCGTTGAGCGGCGGCTCATGAACTGCGAGAACAGCAACTGGCGGCCGATGCCCATCTTGTCGAGGGCGTCGACCCGGTCGGCCGCCACCTGGGCGCCGTGAGCGCCCCACAGGCGGACGCTCCAGACGTCGGACTCGGCCTGCTTGCGCCGGGCCAGCAGCGCCTCGCCCTCGCCCGAGGGGTCGAGCCCGTCCTCGACGATCATGCGGCGCACCTCGTCGACCAGGGACCCGCTGCCGCCCCGGTTCGGCCACACACCACTGCCCGGCCCGGCGCCGAGGATCTCCTCGACCTCGGGCAGGTACAGCATCAGATAGGCGTCGAGGTCGACCATGCGACCACGCAAGTCGTCGGGCATCATGCGAACTCACATCCCCTGCGTGCTGGAGCCATGCCTACGTCGTGGCGGGCGAGCGCAACAGCGCACCGTCCCCGTCAACATGTCACCTTACTAATCAAATCGGGCGAACGGAACGGGTCAGGCCAGGAATGCCGACCGGTCCAGCGCCACCAGCGCCGGGCCGGCCGACCGGGTCTCGCCCGCGAGATCGACGGCGGCGGCCAGGTCGCAGAGCGACGAGGAGTCGAACACGGCCCGCACGGCGATGTCGACGCCCATGCGGTCGCGCACGAGGGCGGCCACGTGGGCGGCGCGGAGCGAGTGGCCACCCAACTCGAAGAAGTCGTCGTGGAGGCCGACCGTGGGAACACCGAGCACCTCGGCCCAGATGCCCGCCAGCGTCTCCTCCGTGCCCGGCCGGGGCGGCACGTACGACGCCCCCACGGCGCGCCCGTCGGGTGCCGGGAGCCCCTTCCTGTCGATCTTGCCGTTCGGCGTGAGCGGCAGCTGGTCCAGCACCATGATCGAGGGGATCATGTAGGCGGGCAGCCGGCTGCGCAGGAAGTCCCGCAGGTCGCCCGCGGGCGGAGCGGGGTCGGCCACTATGTACCCCACCAGCCTGGCGTCGCCCGGGGTGTCCTCCCGCACGACCACGACGGCCGCCGTCACCGCCGGGTGGGCGAGCAGAGCGGCCTCCACCTCGGCCAGCTCGATGCGGAAGCCCCGCACCTTGACCTGGTGGTCGAGCCGGCCGAGGTGCTCGAGGGCACCGTCCGCCCGCCATCGGGCCAGGTCCCCGGTCTTGTACACGCGGGCGCCGGGCGTGCGGTCGAAGGGGTGGGCGATGAACCGCTCGGCGGTCAGCTCGGGGCGGTGCAGGTACTCGCGGGCCACGCCGGCGCCGCCGATGTGGAGCTCGCCGGGAACCCCGACGGGCACAGGGCGCAGCCTGGCGTCGAGGACGTACACCGTCGTGTTGGCGATGGGTCGGCCGATGGTGACGGGGTCGCCGGCCGCCAGCTTCGCCACCGTGGACCACACCGTGGTCTCCGTGGGGCCGTAGAGGTTCCACACCTCCCGGCTCTGGTCGAGCAGCCGGTCGGCCAGCTCGGCCGGGAGCGCCTCGCCGCCGCACAGGACCTTGAGCCCGTCGGGCACCTTCCACCCAGCGTCGAGCAGCATCCGCCACGTCGTCGGCGTGGCCTGCATCACCGTCACGCCGCCGGCCGCGATGGTGGCCGTGAGCTGGCCGGGGTCGGCGGCGGCCTCCCGGGTGGCGACCACGACCGCTGCCCCACGGATCAGCGGCAGGAAGATCTCGAGCACTGCGATGTCGAAGGACAGTGTCGTGACGGCGAGGACAACGTCGCCGGCGTCCAGGCCGGGGCGGTCTGCCATGGTGCACAAGAAGTTGACCACCGCCCTGTGCGACACGGCCACGCCCTTGGGGCGCCCCGTCGACCCGGACGTGTACAACACGTAGGCCAGCTGGCCGGCGTCGAATGCGACCTCCGGCTCGGTCGGGGTCTCGGCGTCGATGGCGGGGGCATCGGTGTCCAGGCGCACCAAATGGCCCCCGTAGCCGTCGGGCAGGCTGGCGACGAGGGCGGCCTCGGTGACGACGACGGAGGCGGCAGAATTCTCGAGCATGTAGGCCAGGCGGTCGGCCGGGAAGTCCGGGTCGAGCGGGAGGTAGGCGCCGCCCGCCTTGAGGACGCCGAGCAGGCCCACCAGCATCCGCGGGCCGCGGGCGACGCACAGGCCGACGATGCACTCCGGGCCCACTCCGAGCGACCGCAGATGGCGGGCCAGGCGGTTCGAGGCGACGTCGAGGTCACGGTAGGTGTGCTCGTCGCCCTTGAAGGCGACCGCCACGGCGTCGGGCGTGCGGCGGGCCTGGTCGGCCACGAGGTGGTGGATGCCGGCGCCGGCCGGGTACTGCGTCGCCGTGTCGTTCCAGTCGACGAGGAGGCGGCGGCTCTCGGCCTCGCCGAGCAGCGGCGGCTCCGAGATGGGCGCCCCCGGCCTGGCGGCCAGGGCGTCGAGGAGCCGGCAGTAGTGGTCGGCCAGGCGCACGACGGTGTCGCGCTCGAACAGCTCGGCGGCGTACAGCACCGTCCCTCTCACCCCTCCGCCTGCGTCCTCGGCGACGAAGACCGCCAGGTCGAGGCGGGCGGTGTTGGTGCCGCCCCCGAGCTCGCCGTACTGGCCGCCGCTGAGGCCGCCGAGGTCCTCGAGGACGGCATCGCCCAGTGGCACGGCGCCCGGCCTCGGGACGAGCTGGAAGCCGACCTGAACCAGGGGGTGGCGGCTGAGGTCGCGCACGGTCGTCAAGTCGTCGACCACCTGCTCGAAGGGCACATCCTGGTAGCTGTAGGCGCCCAGCGCCGTCTCCCGCACCCGGGACACGAGCTCGGTGAAGCTCGGGTCCCCGGACAGGTCCGTGCGCAGCG
Protein-coding sequences here:
- a CDS encoding TOMM precursor leader peptide-binding protein, with product MAPRQPSPAPAVDDRAKPVLPGFYRVIPMGPDTLQLRTSGKVLRVATPGVGDFGARLLGALDGQRTLAEVVEQLELDRDAAAELVRQLLHAGVLSDASDDAAHAPPPVGGNAAAHELYGELGHRPGSVQAAISGARVAMVGLGPVARLAARHLAAAGIGELVLVDDAVVTSTDQFVLAGDASGVGWSRAEVARDECSLASPTGDPRSLVRITGDAVGHVARQVDLVVVEVDEAGDRVASANDECLAAGVPALFHSATTLDAVVGPMALPGTQGCYRCLARRGLSHIRHYDEMVAYQQFLVDGNGARQPGLISGFAAMIAGLLSLEALRQVGGFLDPVTVGGVLMTDVRTSLVRREELLPVPACPACDAREQEEAG
- a CDS encoding cysteine dioxygenase family protein — its product is MRPSSSTLGLQRFFSLVSDVLAAGPAGADVPDVPDVLCPVLAEALDDPDLLPERVLAHRPPSGFGKHLLRSGPDFSVFCTLTAPGMALPIHDHGSWGVVGVYRGVEEETRYEPSSQTLPGEPILFERGRVLHPAGDVMPVRPPPADIHAVANGGSEWSVCIHLFAEDPLAQGFNIYTPPAFAPEATGPLDYDSTPEAP
- a CDS encoding kelch repeat-containing protein, producing the protein MNVKTMMTRTALVASLAATAAVVAPASADAAGSWTATGDMTVAREGGGAGLGAVATNLEDGRVLVAGGYNAFDGVFSLDAKYYLSAAELYDPGTGTWSATGSMNQARYGHALVTLDNGTVLAAGGTGGANAPITATAELYNPKSGHWRYAKSMSTCRVSPTASVLASGQVLVAGGIGCDGSSQVTAEIYTPGHGGKWMSVAPMHEARWGHTATTLADGRVLVTGGRRSPIGAAVESVNDSAEVYDPATNTWTETGPMHEMRFLHSAGLLQSGDVIVAGGHCPGGSTSPPMPTACTSATAEVYSVATNSWSYTGSMAIPRVEGASQMLADGTFLMAGGGMSPTAEIYNPATGMWSFTAPMSMIRDDAQLVTLATGDLLIVGGFHAGPEGYFTTATTELFHPGA
- a CDS encoding formyltransferase family protein encodes the protein MTVHTDGGARPDGPETRVLFCGDRQVSARLVELMRAGGATIVALGLNSPPSPHSRAIAAAAGVDPGHTFYGRSLASTVAVRKLEAAAPDLGVCCGFGPILPRRLLTLPRWGWVNVHRSYLPYNRGLDPLQWAVIEGTPAGVSVHVMTDEVDAGDVIEQAEMPVLPTDDGDALEARADALAFEVFERCWPRLQGGDLTGTAQDADLATYHSLADCEAVRRLDPNATMRVGRLLDVLRCYSGANYSAVHFGVGLLRTRFTVHTEVRMSGAPTDGGNPPTAVTDSPVRKSSAQEHPPSPNAVAVNGDSSFDSGGRTLNRKGDT
- a CDS encoding YcaO-like family protein, producing the protein MPRPGGDIDVERGSRLAAPFAFPAEHRPDVLGFHLEAPPARPLDRAMAAARAACGPYGIVSRCRSFATAPGLPTLPVYVARGPRRGLGEHHHGFDIVGMGVSEDHEMAWLKAVAEAVERYCFALGHDPSTVLRASHDDVAGWAVPLSRFGLLSDRQYVSTPKVCRPAPDQPIDWTWAWSLDDQRFHLVPAALVYPSVGFQPPNNFTRWVMSTGLATHISTEAAILAGVYEVVERDALMIHWLHHRAPRRVVVEPGRTDAVAALVRTHFTLPDFEFVLLDMTPDSGIPTIACLALSDDPARPSLTMGAASRLDPSEAAAKALFETAQLLAGFHGLGWDSRTSIERADIRTLWDNAHFYAGAEGGDSARFMVSSPERVALHDLPNLATGTPAGDLATCVDRLRGVGLEVLATELTSADVARCGFRTTKVFAPGAVDIHGDARYPLLGSPRIRTMPAALGWPALDEDELNLAPCPMS